The following proteins are co-located in the Hypomesus transpacificus isolate Combined female chromosome 23, fHypTra1, whole genome shotgun sequence genome:
- the LOC124485088 gene encoding uncharacterized protein LOC124485088 isoform X1: MFCVLGQRGRPSINVTRAQIQVLQRQGFTIKAMARNMGCSSSYLYKKSILLGISLRHRFRTIGDDELEQHISRLHQQCPQSGITMMQGYLRAEGITVQRRRVREMLTRVDPAAAAQRWSNVVARRSYHVPFPNSLWHIDGHMRLIRVVVATSLADRFITSGLNVFEEMCSSRSVHSFYNLFYSFEEDLILDPNDHIHRFSLHKTYLPEIQNRLDCFRVAWNSHSLRTEHNCTPNQIWMDGMLGNIHQNATAVQRVFGEDPYTEESLETMLGRHDIQLPRLQAEADNDDLDRAVIVEPPPVALTPEQEQALQDALTGITDLKPRYQSCCRVLSEFGIGQ; the protein is encoded by the exons atgttttgtgttttaggcCAAAGAGGGAGACCATCTATTAATGTCACCAGAGCTCAGATACAAGTGCTCCAAAGACAGGGTTTTACCATTAAAGCAATGGCCAGGAACATGGGTTGTTCATCCTCCTATCTGTACAAAAAATCCATATTGTTGGGTATATCTTTGCGTCATCGATTCAGAACTATTGGCGATGATGAGCTTGAGCAACACATAAGCAGACTACACCAACAGTGTCCACAATCAGGCATAACG ATGATGCAGGGATACCTTCGGGCTGAGGGGATAACGGTTCAAAGAAGACGGGTTCGTGAGATGCTGACCAGGGTGGACCCAGCTGCAGCAGCCCAGAGGTGGAGCAACGTTGTTGCAAGACGCAGTTATCATGTGCCATTTCCAAACAGTTTATGGCACATAGATGGCCACATGCGTCTCATACG GGTCGTGGTAGCCACATCACTGGCAGATCGGTTCATAACCAGCGGGTTGAACGTCTTTGAAGAGATGTGTTCATCCAGGTCAGTCCACAGTTTCTACAATCTCTTTTACTCTTTTGAGGAAGACCTAATTTTGGATCCAAATGACCACATCCATAGGTTTTCACTGCACAAGACATACCTGCCTGAAATCCAAAATAGATTGGATTGTTTCAGAGTTGCATGGAACAGTCACAGTCTACGCACAGAGCACAACTGCACACCCAATCAAATCTGGATGGATGGCATGCTTGGAAACATTCACCAAAATGCCACAGCTGTGCAGAGAGTCTTTGGGGAGGATCCGTACACAGAGGAAAGCTTGGAAACGATGTTGGGAAGACATGATATTCAGCTACCTCGGTTGCAAGCTGAAGCTGATAATGATGACCTAGACCGGGCTGTCATCGTAGAACCACCTCCGGTTGCTCTGACGCCTGAACAAGAGCAGGCTCTTCAGGATGCCTTGACGGGGATCACAGATTTAAAACCGAGGTATCAAAGCTGCTGTAGAGTTTTGAGTGAATTTGGCATTGGACAGTGA
- the LOC124485088 gene encoding uncharacterized protein LOC124485088 isoform X2, whose amino-acid sequence MFCVLGQRGRPSINVTRAQIQVLQRQGFTIKAMARNMGCSSSYLYKKSILLGISLRHRFRTIGDDELEQHISRLHQQCPQSGITMMQGYLRAEGITVQRRRVREMLTRVDPAAAAQRWSNVVARRSYHVPFPNSLWHIDGHMRLIRVVVATSLADRFITSGLNVFEEMCSSRFSLHKTYLPEIQNRLDCFRVAWNSHSLRTEHNCTPNQIWMDGMLGNIHQNATAVQRVFGEDPYTEESLETMLGRHDIQLPRLQAEADNDDLDRAVIVEPPPVALTPEQEQALQDALTGITDLKPRYQSCCRVLSEFGIGQ is encoded by the exons atgttttgtgttttaggcCAAAGAGGGAGACCATCTATTAATGTCACCAGAGCTCAGATACAAGTGCTCCAAAGACAGGGTTTTACCATTAAAGCAATGGCCAGGAACATGGGTTGTTCATCCTCCTATCTGTACAAAAAATCCATATTGTTGGGTATATCTTTGCGTCATCGATTCAGAACTATTGGCGATGATGAGCTTGAGCAACACATAAGCAGACTACACCAACAGTGTCCACAATCAGGCATAACG ATGATGCAGGGATACCTTCGGGCTGAGGGGATAACGGTTCAAAGAAGACGGGTTCGTGAGATGCTGACCAGGGTGGACCCAGCTGCAGCAGCCCAGAGGTGGAGCAACGTTGTTGCAAGACGCAGTTATCATGTGCCATTTCCAAACAGTTTATGGCACATAGATGGCCACATGCGTCTCATACG GGTCGTGGTAGCCACATCACTGGCAGATCGGTTCATAACCAGCGGGTTGAACGTCTTTGAAGAGATGTGTTCATCCAG GTTTTCACTGCACAAGACATACCTGCCTGAAATCCAAAATAGATTGGATTGTTTCAGAGTTGCATGGAACAGTCACAGTCTACGCACAGAGCACAACTGCACACCCAATCAAATCTGGATGGATGGCATGCTTGGAAACATTCACCAAAATGCCACAGCTGTGCAGAGAGTCTTTGGGGAGGATCCGTACACAGAGGAAAGCTTGGAAACGATGTTGGGAAGACATGATATTCAGCTACCTCGGTTGCAAGCTGAAGCTGATAATGATGACCTAGACCGGGCTGTCATCGTAGAACCACCTCCGGTTGCTCTGACGCCTGAACAAGAGCAGGCTCTTCAGGATGCCTTGACGGGGATCACAGATTTAAAACCGAGGTATCAAAGCTGCTGTAGAGTTTTGAGTGAATTTGGCATTGGACAGTGA
- the LOC124485087 gene encoding E3 ubiquitin-protein ligase RSP5-like — MTVLNLFLVDRMDCSRVPTDGQKSRLTQAGLGFARNKLVNLTWDLREFYAFVCGSFPSVNLNLIGFTVAKANKQRRLMTLHANSLKDLKRQLRKSHLYIIPRGNLLSGSQMSAAVVNPSTTPAQSSQMSAAVVNPSTTPAQSSQMSAAALMENSLERDMSFQLETLDPLEWQNAGTPDVFYKIPTSSAVDASQIVDRNDFMLAENDEDNDSSDHDSSGHDTNDENNFTTVSLLHAMDEDLNLATVLKCFQKQHFCQDEEDSQSSSSDSGNDLHVIVHRRKVLYSAFKAMSSPSFCWKKSPKVEFVGEEGADYGGPQREFFRLLMQDVQQSSVFEGPSKELLFTYHQGQEQKYLKVGKCVGWSIVHGGPGLRALNKTLFACMCGHNPSFRDFRWQNLDEDVQSKIKKILNCKDENEFAALLQAEVLGNWLAECGIYMSKREEIPNTIAYICKHYVFMRVANIIKQFTDGLNSWGNLWDVVKANYAAFLPVFTDMSVPLTRQSLKSLFSVNYSTRGTNRREQEEDTIFSWEVFLKMVEDSQADVTFEDILIFITSADMIPPLGFQEQGRSQMPYAFTCALTFYLPRGLDSEYTMKEMVTSAIKNSLGFGKP, encoded by the exons ATGACAGTACTGAATCTTTTTCTTGTGGACCGAATGGACTGCAGTAGAGTTCCCACAGATGGCCAAAAATCTCGCTTAACCCAAGCTGGTCTTG GTTTTGCGAGGAACAAGTTGGTCAACCTAACCTGGGACTTGCGTGAATtttatgcatttgtgtgtgggaGCTTTCCATCTGTGAACCTGAACTTAATAGGTTTCACTGTGGCCAAGGCAAATAAACAACGAAGGTTGATGACACTTCATGCCAACTCTTTGAAGGATCTGAAGCGTCAGTTACGAAAAAGCCATCTTTATATAATTCCACGTGGAAACCTCTTATCTGGAAGTCAG ATGTCTGCAGCAGTGGTCaacccctccaccacacctgcTCAGTCCAGCCAA ATGTCTGCAGCAGTGGTCaacccctccaccacacctgcTCAGTCCAGCCAA ATGTCAGCAGCAGCATTAATGGAAAATTCATTAGAGAGAGACATGTCATTTCAG CTGGAGACGTTGGACCCACTAGAGTGGCAGAATGCAGGAACGCCTGAT GTGTTTTACAAAATTCCAACAAGCTCAGCAGTGGATGCCTCTCAAATTGTAGACAG AAATGACTTCATGCTGGCTGAAAATGATGAAGATAATGACAGCAGTGATCATGACAGCAGTGGTCATGACACAAATGACGAAAATAATTTCACCACAGTAAGTCTGCTTCATGCTATG GATGAAGATCTTAATCTTGCCACGGTCCTCAAATGTTTCCAGAAACAACACTTCTGCCAAGATGAAGAGGACAGCCAAAGCAGCTCTTCCGACTCTGGCAATGACCTCCATGTTATTGTCCATAGGAGGAAAGTCCTATACAGTGCTTTTAAAGCAATGTCATCAccatcattctgctggaagAAATCTCCAAAGGTGGAATTTGTTGGGGAGGAAGGAGCAGATTACGGGGGGCCACAGAGAGAGTTTTTCCG ACTCTTGATGCAGGATGTGCAACAGTCCAGTGTGTTTGAGGGTCCATCTAAGGAGCTACTGTTCACCTACCATCAGGGCCAGGAACAAAAGTACCTAAAGGTTGGAAAATGCGTTGGCTGGTCGATCGTCCATGGGGGACCGGGATTACGAGCCCTCAACAAAACACTGTTCGCTTGCATGTGTGGCCACAACCCATCCTTTAGAGATTTCCGTTGGCAAAATCTTGATGAAGATGTACAGAGTAAAATCAAGAAG ATTCTCAACTGCAAAGATGAAAATGAGTTTGCTGCCTTGCTCCAGGCCGAAGTTCTAGGCAACTGGTTAGCTGAGTGTGGCATATACAtgtcaaagagagaggagatccCAAACACAATTGCATACATATGCAAACATTATGTGTTCATGAG AGTTGCAAACATCATCAAACAATTCACCGATGGATTGAACTCATGGGGGAATTTGTGGGATGTGGTGAAAGCCAACTATGCTGCCTTCCTGCCAGTCTTCACCGACATGTCCGTCCCTCTTACTCGCCAATCCCTCAAGTCACTCTTCAGTGTCAACTACAGTACCAGGGGCACCAACCGacgagagcaggaagaggacacCATCTTCAGCTGGGAGGTGTTTCTCAAGATGGTAGAAG ACAGTCAAGCAGATGTCACTTTTGAGGACATCCTCATATTCATCACCTCAGCAGACATGATTCCTCCACTTGGATTCCAGGAACAAGGCAGGTCCCAAATGCCATATGCATTCACTTGCGCACTGACCTTTTACCTTCCCAGAGGCCTGGATAGCGAATATACAATGAAGGAAATGGTCACTTCAGCCATAAAAAACAGCTTAGGTTTTGGAAAACCTTAA
- the LOC124485088 gene encoding uncharacterized protein LOC124485088 isoform X4 codes for MMQGYLRAEGITVQRRRVREMLTRVDPAAAAQRWSNVVARRSYHVPFPNSLWHIDGHMRLIRVVVATSLADRFITSGLNVFEEMCSSRSVHSFYNLFYSFEEDLILDPNDHIHRFSLHKTYLPEIQNRLDCFRVAWNSHSLRTEHNCTPNQIWMDGMLGNIHQNATAVQRVFGEDPYTEESLETMLGRHDIQLPRLQAEADNDDLDRAVIVEPPPVALTPEQEQALQDALTGITDLKPRYQSCCRVLSEFGIGQ; via the exons ATGATGCAGGGATACCTTCGGGCTGAGGGGATAACGGTTCAAAGAAGACGGGTTCGTGAGATGCTGACCAGGGTGGACCCAGCTGCAGCAGCCCAGAGGTGGAGCAACGTTGTTGCAAGACGCAGTTATCATGTGCCATTTCCAAACAGTTTATGGCACATAGATGGCCACATGCGTCTCATACG GGTCGTGGTAGCCACATCACTGGCAGATCGGTTCATAACCAGCGGGTTGAACGTCTTTGAAGAGATGTGTTCATCCAGGTCAGTCCACAGTTTCTACAATCTCTTTTACTCTTTTGAGGAAGACCTAATTTTGGATCCAAATGACCACATCCATAGGTTTTCACTGCACAAGACATACCTGCCTGAAATCCAAAATAGATTGGATTGTTTCAGAGTTGCATGGAACAGTCACAGTCTACGCACAGAGCACAACTGCACACCCAATCAAATCTGGATGGATGGCATGCTTGGAAACATTCACCAAAATGCCACAGCTGTGCAGAGAGTCTTTGGGGAGGATCCGTACACAGAGGAAAGCTTGGAAACGATGTTGGGAAGACATGATATTCAGCTACCTCGGTTGCAAGCTGAAGCTGATAATGATGACCTAGACCGGGCTGTCATCGTAGAACCACCTCCGGTTGCTCTGACGCCTGAACAAGAGCAGGCTCTTCAGGATGCCTTGACGGGGATCACAGATTTAAAACCGAGGTATCAAAGCTGCTGTAGAGTTTTGAGTGAATTTGGCATTGGACAGTGA